A genomic window from Rhizobium sp. 007 includes:
- the tsaB gene encoding tRNA (adenosine(37)-N6)-threonylcarbamoyltransferase complex dimerization subunit type 1 TsaB, translated as MIVLALDTAGVDCAAALYDSGRDTVLGEASDLIGKGHAEHLMGIVDRVLKQADMKLAMVERIAVTIGPGSFTGIRVGVAAARGFGLALNIPTVGITTLETMAAAQREKTPGRPVLAAMDAKRGEIYLQSFSADGPALDEPRAVTIEEAKTIAAAFVGEITGSAAPLLKPDATGEHANKFPISIVARLGAAADPGSGKPKPLYLRGPDAKPQAGFAIARV; from the coding sequence ATGATTGTTCTGGCGCTCGACACGGCTGGTGTAGATTGCGCTGCCGCTCTCTACGACAGCGGCAGGGATACGGTGCTGGGGGAGGCATCCGACCTGATCGGTAAGGGCCATGCAGAGCATTTGATGGGAATCGTCGACCGCGTGCTCAAACAGGCGGATATGAAACTCGCGATGGTCGAACGCATTGCCGTCACGATCGGTCCTGGCTCCTTTACCGGCATCCGCGTCGGTGTCGCCGCAGCTCGTGGCTTCGGCCTTGCGCTCAACATCCCCACTGTCGGCATCACGACGCTGGAGACTATGGCCGCCGCCCAGCGCGAAAAGACACCCGGCCGCCCCGTTCTTGCCGCCATGGACGCCAAGCGCGGCGAAATCTATCTCCAGAGTTTTTCCGCCGACGGCCCGGCGCTCGATGAACCTCGCGCAGTGACGATCGAGGAGGCGAAAACTATTGCGGCGGCCTTTGTCGGCGAGATCACAGGCTCCGCCGCGCCGCTGCTGAAGCCGGACGCGACGGGCGAACACGCCAATAAGTTTCCGATTTCCATCGTGGCACGCCTTGGTGCAGCCGCCGATCCCGGTTCAGGAAAGCCGAAGCCTCTTTATCTGCGCGGACCCGACGCCAAACCGCAGGCCGGGTTCGCGATCGCGCGAGTGTGA
- a CDS encoding NifU family protein, whose amino-acid sequence MFIQTEATPNPATQKFLPGKVVMETGTAEFRSAEEAQASPLAARLFEIPGVTGVYFGYDFISVSKENQEWQHLKPAILGSIMEHFMSGKPVMGDASVLSEELDAGGEFFDEADETIVLTIKELLETRVRPAVAQDGGDITFRGFKDGKVYLNMKGSCSGCPSSTATLTHGVQNLLRHFVPEVQEVIAA is encoded by the coding sequence ATGTTCATTCAGACCGAAGCCACACCGAATCCGGCCACACAGAAGTTCCTGCCGGGCAAGGTGGTGATGGAGACCGGCACCGCCGAGTTCCGCAGCGCCGAGGAAGCCCAGGCGTCGCCGCTTGCTGCGCGCCTTTTTGAAATCCCGGGCGTAACCGGTGTCTATTTCGGCTATGACTTCATTTCCGTCTCCAAGGAGAACCAGGAGTGGCAGCACCTGAAGCCCGCCATCCTTGGCTCCATCATGGAACACTTCATGTCCGGAAAGCCGGTCATGGGTGATGCCTCCGTGCTTTCGGAAGAGCTCGATGCCGGCGGTGAATTCTTCGATGAGGCCGACGAGACCATCGTGCTCACCATCAAGGAGCTACTTGAAACCCGCGTTCGCCCGGCGGTTGCCCAAGATGGCGGCGACATCACGTTCCGCGGCTTCAAGGATGGCAAGGTCTACCTCAACATGAAGGGCTCCTGCTCCGGCTGCCCCTCGTCCACGGCAACACTGACGCATGGCGTCCAGAACCTGCTTCGTCACTTCGTTCCCGAAGTGCAGGAAGTCATCGCCGCCTGA
- a CDS encoding universal stress protein, whose product MVSKRLSRLEGHRRKFMAVIDGTPECQSAVHYAGRRAKNSNGGLVLVYVIPEGDFQQWLGVEEIMRAEAREEAEAIVAKSAQVVRETIGIEPEVVIREGSAVEEINAVIEEDRDIAILVLAASSAKEGPGPLVSSVVGKAAAFPIPVTVLPDTLTNEELDALA is encoded by the coding sequence ATGGTATCAAAGCGACTCTCACGGCTCGAAGGGCATCGCCGCAAATTCATGGCGGTGATCGATGGCACACCTGAATGTCAGAGCGCTGTGCATTATGCCGGCCGGCGCGCCAAGAATTCCAATGGCGGGCTGGTGCTTGTCTACGTGATTCCCGAAGGCGATTTTCAGCAATGGCTGGGCGTCGAGGAGATCATGCGGGCCGAAGCCCGTGAGGAGGCCGAGGCCATCGTCGCCAAATCGGCACAGGTGGTTCGCGAAACGATCGGCATCGAGCCGGAAGTCGTCATCCGCGAGGGAAGTGCGGTCGAGGAAATCAATGCGGTGATCGAAGAAGACCGCGACATCGCGATCCTGGTGCTGGCCGCAAGCTCCGCCAAGGAGGGCCCGGGACCGCTGGTGTCGTCCGTTGTAGGAAAAGCCGCGGCTTTCCCGATCCCCGTCACCGTGCTGCCTGACACGCTGACGAACGAAGAACTGGATGCGCTGGCCTAA
- the trpS gene encoding tryptophan--tRNA ligase: MTEFKKLVFSGVQPTGNLHLGNYLGAIRKFVALQEGNDCIYCVVDLHSLTAQLVHDDLPGQIRSIAAAFIASGIDPEKHIVFNQSAVPQHAELAWIFNCVARIGWMNRMTQFKDKAGKDRENASLGLLAYPSLMAADILVYRGTHVPVGDDQKQHLELARDIAMKFNLDYQDHIRRAGRGIDIAVGDEPVHAYFPMVEPLIEGPAPRVMSLRDGTKKMSKSDPSDLSRINLLDDEEAISKKIRKAKTDPDGLPSEVEGLKGRPEADNLVGIYAALADKTKTEVLAEFGGQQFSVFKPALVDLAVQVLSPITGEMRRLMDDTSHIDAILRNGGERARARAEATMKDVRDIIGFLY, translated from the coding sequence GTGACCGAATTCAAAAAGCTCGTATTTTCTGGCGTTCAGCCAACCGGCAATCTCCATCTCGGCAACTATCTCGGCGCGATCCGCAAGTTCGTGGCGCTGCAGGAAGGCAACGACTGCATCTATTGCGTCGTCGACCTGCACTCCCTCACAGCGCAGCTCGTGCACGACGACCTGCCGGGCCAGATCCGCTCAATCGCCGCAGCCTTCATCGCCTCGGGCATCGATCCGGAAAAGCATATCGTCTTCAACCAGTCTGCCGTGCCGCAGCATGCCGAGCTCGCCTGGATCTTCAATTGCGTCGCCCGCATCGGCTGGATGAACCGCATGACGCAGTTCAAGGACAAGGCCGGCAAGGACCGCGAAAATGCTTCCCTCGGCCTGCTTGCCTATCCGAGCCTGATGGCGGCCGACATCCTCGTCTATCGCGGCACGCATGTTCCGGTCGGTGACGACCAGAAACAGCATCTTGAACTCGCCCGCGATATCGCGATGAAGTTCAACCTTGATTATCAGGACCACATTCGCCGTGCCGGCCGCGGCATCGACATTGCCGTCGGCGACGAGCCGGTGCACGCCTATTTTCCGATGGTCGAACCGTTGATCGAAGGCCCTGCTCCGCGCGTGATGTCGCTACGCGACGGCACGAAGAAGATGTCGAAATCCGATCCGTCCGATCTCTCGCGCATCAATCTGCTGGACGACGAGGAAGCCATCTCGAAGAAGATCCGCAAGGCGAAGACCGATCCGGACGGCTTGCCGAGCGAGGTCGAGGGCCTGAAGGGCCGCCCCGAAGCCGACAATCTCGTCGGCATCTATGCGGCCCTTGCCGACAAGACGAAGACTGAGGTGCTTGCCGAATTCGGCGGCCAGCAGTTTTCCGTCTTCAAGCCGGCGCTGGTCGATCTCGCCGTTCAGGTACTCTCGCCGATCACCGGCGAAATGCGCCGTCTGATGGACGATACGAGCCATATCGACGCAATCCTCCGCAACGGCGGCGAGCGTGCCCGGGCGCGCGCCGAAGCGACCATGAAGGATGTCCGTGACATCATCGGATTCCTCTACTAG
- a CDS encoding VOC family protein, with translation MSQSLFLVTLVVDDYDRAKAFYCGALGFDCLQDEVQPEGKRWLVVKPKGGDGAAFLLAKAVNETQKAAIGNQTGGRVGFFLKTDDFARDHAAMLARGVRFLEQPRHEIYGTVAVFSDPYGNTFDLIRHAAPTAP, from the coding sequence ATGTCCCAATCCCTCTTCCTGGTCACTCTCGTCGTCGACGATTATGATCGTGCAAAAGCCTTCTATTGCGGAGCGCTTGGCTTCGACTGCCTGCAGGACGAAGTGCAGCCGGAAGGCAAGCGCTGGCTGGTGGTCAAACCGAAGGGAGGGGATGGAGCGGCGTTCCTCCTTGCCAAAGCAGTCAACGAGACACAGAAAGCGGCGATCGGAAACCAAACCGGCGGTCGCGTCGGGTTCTTTTTGAAGACCGATGATTTTGCGCGAGATCATGCCGCCATGCTGGCCAGGGGCGTGCGCTTTTTGGAACAGCCCCGGCATGAGATTTACGGCACCGTGGCCGTATTTTCGGATCCTTACGGCAATACTTTCGACCTGATCCGGCATGCCGCACCGACCGCCCCTTGA
- a CDS encoding D-Ala-D-Ala carboxypeptidase family metallohydrolase: MHTILSLVLAGLFALSCYAEAGAQNAKKPPVRLLKHTTSQPYTVQTVSVKVGCFPPKLRAILAHIAAKTGRRPMVTSGLRHSGRAHSQHRHCNAADIRVPGLSERTIVAAAQTAPGIGGIGRYCNGIVHVDIGPKRRWRHC; encoded by the coding sequence ATGCATACGATTTTATCACTCGTTCTTGCTGGCTTGTTCGCTTTGTCCTGTTACGCCGAAGCAGGCGCACAGAACGCTAAAAAACCCCCAGTAAGACTCCTTAAACACACCACGTCACAGCCCTATACGGTTCAGACCGTCAGCGTCAAAGTCGGCTGCTTCCCGCCGAAACTCAGAGCCATTCTCGCGCATATCGCCGCCAAGACCGGCCGAAGACCGATGGTCACGTCCGGTCTCCGGCATTCCGGACGTGCGCATTCTCAGCATCGCCATTGCAACGCAGCCGACATCCGCGTGCCGGGCTTATCGGAACGGACGATCGTCGCGGCAGCGCAGACGGCGCCGGGTATCGGCGGTATCGGGCGCTACTGCAACGGCATCGTCCACGTCGATATCGGGCCGAAGCGGCGCTGGCGCCATTGCTGA
- the murJ gene encoding murein biosynthesis integral membrane protein MurJ, protein MSLVKKFATVGGATLGSRIFGFARETLMAAALGTGPMADVFYAAFRFPNLFRRLFAEGAFNAAFVPLFAKEIEANGTEGAKRFSEEVFGVLFSVLLLITIVMELCMPLLVRFIIAPGFADDPDKFSITIRMAAVMFPYLMCMSLTAMMSGMLNSLHHFFAAAVAPIFLNVVMIGALVYALYSGAEPLATAWYLSWGVLAAGILQLAVVYVGVLHAGMSIGFRFPRMTPNVKRLLILAVPAAVTGGITQINQLIGQAIASSRDGAIAALQYADRIYQLPLGVVGVAVGVVLLPELARALKGGNLREAGNLQNRSIEFVLFLTIPAAFALWVLADEIIRVLYERGAFDQENTALVGSILAIYGIGLPAFVLIKALQPGFYAREDTKTPMRFSAVAVGVNCATALTLFPYLGAPGIAVAEATAGWISTVLLFATLLRRGHLAWEWTLARRAALLVVSASVMSGVIVFLQHRWEPWLASSAHLATKVGTLGLLIAISMIVYFATAFLIGGADLGMIRRNLNRKPAPKTEG, encoded by the coding sequence ATGAGCCTCGTCAAGAAATTCGCCACCGTCGGCGGCGCAACCCTCGGCAGCCGCATCTTCGGCTTTGCCCGCGAGACGCTGATGGCGGCGGCCCTCGGCACCGGCCCCATGGCTGACGTCTTCTACGCGGCCTTCCGCTTTCCCAACCTCTTCCGTCGGCTGTTTGCCGAAGGCGCCTTCAACGCAGCCTTCGTGCCACTCTTCGCCAAGGAGATCGAAGCGAACGGCACGGAAGGAGCCAAGCGGTTTTCCGAAGAGGTTTTCGGAGTGCTTTTTTCGGTGCTGCTGCTCATCACCATCGTGATGGAACTTTGCATGCCGCTGCTCGTACGCTTCATCATCGCGCCGGGCTTTGCCGACGATCCGGATAAGTTCTCGATCACCATCCGCATGGCGGCAGTGATGTTCCCCTATCTCATGTGCATGTCGCTGACGGCGATGATGAGCGGCATGCTGAATTCACTCCACCACTTCTTTGCCGCAGCGGTCGCGCCCATTTTCCTCAATGTCGTGATGATTGGTGCGCTCGTCTACGCGCTTTATTCTGGCGCCGAGCCGCTCGCGACCGCCTGGTATCTCTCCTGGGGCGTGCTGGCCGCTGGTATCCTGCAGCTCGCCGTCGTCTATGTCGGCGTCCTCCACGCAGGCATGAGCATTGGCTTTCGCTTCCCGCGAATGACGCCGAACGTCAAACGGCTGCTGATCCTCGCCGTCCCCGCCGCTGTCACAGGCGGCATCACACAGATCAATCAGCTGATCGGCCAGGCGATCGCCTCGTCCCGCGATGGTGCGATCGCCGCCCTGCAATATGCGGATCGCATCTACCAGCTGCCGCTCGGCGTCGTTGGCGTTGCCGTCGGTGTCGTATTGTTGCCGGAGCTTGCCCGTGCACTGAAGGGTGGCAACTTGCGCGAAGCCGGGAACCTGCAGAACCGCTCGATCGAATTCGTGCTGTTCCTGACGATCCCCGCCGCCTTCGCCCTTTGGGTCCTCGCTGACGAGATCATCCGCGTGCTTTACGAACGTGGCGCCTTCGATCAGGAGAACACAGCACTTGTCGGCTCGATCCTCGCGATCTACGGCATCGGCCTACCGGCCTTCGTGCTCATCAAGGCGCTGCAGCCGGGCTTTTACGCCCGCGAGGATACCAAGACGCCGATGCGCTTTTCAGCCGTTGCTGTCGGCGTCAACTGCGCCACGGCTCTGACGCTTTTTCCGTATCTTGGCGCACCGGGCATTGCAGTGGCTGAAGCAACCGCCGGCTGGATCAGCACGGTTTTGCTTTTCGCAACGCTGCTTCGCCGCGGCCATCTCGCCTGGGAGTGGACGCTTGCCCGCCGGGCTGCTCTGCTCGTTGTTTCGGCATCCGTGATGAGCGGCGTCATCGTCTTCCTGCAGCATCGCTGGGAACCCTGGCTCGCTTCCAGTGCCCACCTGGCGACCAAGGTCGGTACGCTCGGCCTTTTGATCGCCATTTCGATGATCGTCTATTTCGCGACCGCCTTTTTGATCGGCGGCGCCGACCTCGGCATGATCCGGCGAAACCTCAACCGGAAGCCTGCGCCCAAAACCGAGGGCTGA
- a CDS encoding [protein-PII] uridylyltransferase encodes MQTKRDAVAPREQEAAPRMATMSDIDFSEILDTALLQRSCDAVAEANKTRPDVMRSDLLAMLKKASSDGRQRACELLSADGSGLGCARRISWLQDQIITVLYEFVSAHMFPQQKDKFAVTAVGGYGRDTLAPGSDIDLLFLFQPRPAEETHKAVEFMLYVLWDMGFKVGHATRTIEECMALSRSDMTIRTAILEMRYICGLKALATELETRFDKEIVTGTGPEFIAAKLAERDERHRKAGDTRYLVEPNVKEGKGGLRDLHTLFWISKYYYHVRDTAELVALGVLSKHEYRVFEKADDFLWAVRCHMHFLTGKAEERLSFDIQREIAEALGYHSRPGLSAVERFMKHYFLVAKDVGDLTRILCAALEDQQAKSTPGLTGVISRFAHRSRKIAGSTEFMEDRGRIALASPDVFKHDPVSIIRLFHVADINGLEFHPDALKRVTRSLNLIDNNLRENDEANRLFMSILTSKGDPALILRRMNEAGVLGRFIPEFGKIVAMMQFNMYHHYTVDEHLIRTVDVLSEIDKGKADDLHPLANKLMPGIEDREALYVAVLLHDIAKGRQEDHSIAGARVARKLCSRFGLSQKQTELVVWLIEEHLTMSMVAQTRDLTDRKTITDFADRVQSLDRLKMLLVLTICDIRAVGPGVWNGWKGQLLRTLYYETELLLAGGFSEVSRKERANSAAEALFNALSDWSQKDRKTYSKLHYQPYLLSVPLEDQVRHADFIRQADKNGQALATTVRTDSFHAITEITVLSPDHPRLLAVIAGACAAAGANIVDAQIFTTSDGRALDTIHVSREFQDDADELRRAGTIGRMIEDVLSGRKRLPEVIATRTKNRKRSKAFVIPPSVNITNNLSNKFTVIEVECLDRTGLLSEITAMLSDLSLDIQSARITTFGEKVIDTFYVTDLVGQKISSDTKRANITARLKAVMAGEEDELRERMPSGIIAPAASARTSQPGEKKAGPPA; translated from the coding sequence ATGCAGACGAAACGAGACGCGGTTGCACCGCGCGAACAGGAAGCCGCTCCGCGCATGGCGACGATGAGTGACATCGATTTCTCGGAAATTCTCGACACGGCCCTGTTGCAAAGGTCCTGCGACGCCGTTGCCGAAGCCAACAAGACCCGGCCGGACGTCATGCGCTCCGATCTGCTTGCCATGCTCAAAAAGGCAAGCAGCGACGGGCGCCAAAGGGCCTGCGAGCTTCTATCTGCCGATGGCAGCGGACTGGGCTGCGCCCGGCGCATCTCCTGGCTGCAGGACCAGATCATCACGGTACTCTACGAGTTCGTCAGCGCACATATGTTCCCGCAGCAGAAGGACAAGTTCGCCGTGACGGCGGTCGGCGGCTACGGCCGCGATACACTTGCGCCGGGCTCCGATATCGACCTGCTCTTCCTCTTTCAGCCAAGACCGGCAGAGGAGACGCACAAGGCTGTCGAGTTCATGCTCTATGTCCTTTGGGATATGGGCTTCAAGGTCGGCCACGCGACAAGGACCATCGAGGAGTGCATGGCGCTCTCCAGGTCAGACATGACGATCCGCACGGCGATCCTCGAGATGCGCTACATCTGCGGCCTGAAAGCGCTTGCAACGGAGCTTGAGACCCGCTTCGACAAGGAGATCGTGACCGGCACAGGACCGGAATTTATTGCCGCCAAACTTGCCGAACGCGATGAACGCCACCGCAAGGCAGGCGACACACGCTACCTCGTCGAACCCAACGTCAAGGAGGGCAAGGGCGGGCTCCGCGATCTGCACACGCTCTTCTGGATCTCGAAATACTACTATCACGTCCGCGACACGGCGGAACTCGTAGCGCTCGGCGTTCTCTCCAAGCATGAGTACCGCGTATTCGAGAAGGCCGACGATTTCCTCTGGGCGGTGCGCTGCCACATGCACTTTCTGACCGGCAAGGCGGAGGAACGGCTTTCTTTCGACATCCAGCGGGAGATTGCCGAAGCGCTCGGATATCACTCGCGCCCCGGCCTTTCGGCCGTCGAGCGTTTCATGAAGCACTATTTCCTGGTGGCAAAGGACGTCGGCGACCTGACGCGCATCCTCTGCGCGGCTCTCGAAGACCAGCAGGCAAAATCGACGCCGGGGCTCACCGGGGTGATCAGCCGTTTTGCCCATCGCAGCCGCAAGATCGCCGGCAGCACGGAATTCATGGAGGATCGTGGCCGCATCGCGCTCGCCAGCCCGGACGTGTTCAAGCACGATCCCGTCAGCATCATTCGTCTCTTCCACGTTGCCGATATCAATGGCCTCGAGTTCCATCCCGATGCTCTGAAGCGGGTCACCCGATCGCTCAACCTCATCGACAACAACCTGCGCGAAAACGACGAGGCGAACCGCCTCTTCATGTCGATCCTCACCTCCAAGGGCGATCCGGCGCTCATTTTGCGCCGCATGAACGAAGCAGGCGTACTTGGCCGCTTCATTCCGGAATTCGGCAAGATCGTCGCGATGATGCAGTTCAACATGTACCACCACTATACAGTGGATGAGCATCTGATCCGTACCGTCGACGTGCTCTCGGAAATCGACAAGGGCAAGGCCGACGACCTGCATCCGCTCGCCAACAAGCTGATGCCGGGGATCGAAGATCGGGAGGCGCTTTATGTCGCAGTCCTTCTCCACGACATCGCCAAGGGCCGCCAGGAAGACCATTCGATCGCCGGCGCCCGCGTCGCCCGCAAGCTCTGTTCCCGCTTCGGCCTGTCGCAGAAGCAGACGGAACTCGTCGTCTGGCTGATAGAGGAGCATCTGACGATGTCCATGGTTGCCCAGACCCGCGATCTCACCGACCGCAAGACGATCACCGACTTCGCCGATCGCGTTCAATCGCTCGATCGCCTGAAGATGCTGCTGGTCCTGACGATCTGCGACATCCGCGCCGTCGGCCCCGGCGTCTGGAACGGCTGGAAGGGGCAGCTGCTGAGGACGCTCTATTACGAGACCGAACTGCTGCTTGCCGGCGGCTTTTCGGAGGTGTCACGCAAGGAGCGCGCCAATTCCGCAGCCGAAGCGCTGTTCAACGCGCTTTCCGATTGGAGCCAGAAGGATCGCAAGACCTACAGCAAGCTGCACTACCAGCCTTACCTGCTTTCCGTGCCGCTGGAAGACCAAGTCCGTCACGCCGATTTCATCCGCCAGGCGGACAAGAACGGCCAGGCGCTCGCGACAACCGTGCGAACGGACAGTTTCCACGCGATCACCGAAATCACCGTGCTCTCGCCAGACCACCCGCGCCTGCTCGCCGTTATTGCCGGTGCATGTGCTGCAGCAGGAGCCAACATTGTCGATGCGCAGATCTTCACGACGTCGGACGGGCGCGCGCTGGATACGATCCATGTCAGCCGCGAATTCCAGGATGATGCGGACGAGCTTCGCCGCGCCGGCACGATCGGGCGCATGATCGAAGACGTACTGTCGGGCCGCAAGCGGCTGCCAGAAGTCATTGCTACGCGTACGAAGAACCGCAAGAGGAGCAAGGCCTTCGTCATTCCGCCGTCGGTCAACATCACCAACAACCTATCGAACAAGTTCACAGTCATCGAAGTCGAATGCCTTGACCGCACCGGCCTGCTTTCGGAAATCACCGCAATGCTTTCTGATCTTTCGCTCGACATCCAGTCAGCCCGCATCACCACCTTTGGCGAAAAGGTGATAGACACCTTCTATGTCACAGACCTCGTTGGCCAGAAAATCTCCAGCGACACCAAGCGGGCCAATATCACCGCCCGGCTGAAGGCGGTGATGGCCGGCGAAGAAGATGAGCTTCGCGAGCGCATGCCGTCCGGCATCATCGCGCCCGCCGCCTCCGCGCGGACATCGCAGCCGGGCGAAAAGAAAGCCGGGCCTCCGGCATGA